Proteins from a genomic interval of Paenibacillus sp. FSL R5-0623:
- a CDS encoding cytochrome P450 produces MSDAAYIPQPKMYGPLGNLPLIDKNKPTLSLGELAEQHGPIYRVTVPGYSGLIVSGPDLVAELCDVSRFDKYVYTELENVRAFGGDGLFTSRTSEPNWKKAHNILLPTFSKQAMKGYHLMMVDIAEQLINKWARLNSNDTIDVADDMTRLTLDTIGLCGFNYRFNSFYRQDHSPFIESMVRALNEAMQKSSRLKIQNLLMVKTKRHFHEDIQTMFSLVDQIIEERKASSAPEEVDLLARMLNGKDPETGEMLDDENIRYQIITFLIAGHETTSGLLSFALYFLLNNPESLQKAYDEVDQILVSDSPQYEEILQLPYIRMILSESLRLWPTAPGFDVYAKEDTVIGGKYPLKKGESCSILLPQLHRDREAWGEDAELFRPERFEDTTKVPHHAYKPFGNGERACIGMQFALYEATLVLGMVLKHFELIDYSNYELDVKQTLTLKPGDFRIQVKAREVSQKMNKSTKSVEEKPAPVVHITSDSQRGEILAVEADGKPSLLVLYGSNLGTAEGIARELVEKGRSYGIPSEAATLDEWVGRIPRQGVILIVTASYNGKPPQNATAFVDWLKGTEPEEAQDVNYAVLGCGDRSWSGTYQSIPRWIDEKLEEWGGKRLLSRGEADAGGDMEKQVEAWQHMLWPQVVNALGINAEVVKVSIPSTSRLHMEFVREKTDMPLARTYDASYATVVVNKELQTLGSGRSTRHIEVLLPEGMSYREGDHLGVLPGNQKQNVDRVLTRFGLRGDIQIQLTSDVSHLTHLPLNRPVKIHELLTHCVELQTPVSRTQLQELANHTVCPPHKRELEGMLDENSYRDYILANRITMLDLLEKYEACELPFERFLELLPPLKPRYYSISSSPSQNSKQASITVSVVREPAWSGKGEYQGVASSYLAGCPSGARILMFVSKPESEFHLSEEVDVPMIMVGPGTGVAPFRGFLQARAVMKQRGLPLSEAHLFFGCRNESDFIYRQELEQYEREGIIKLHTAFSRADGKPKTYVQHLMKEDSEQLIHMLMNKGKLYVCGDGSQMAPAVEETLQQAYQEVQGATMQQAKDWLIQLQAEGRYVQDVWAGKRTVESSQRIY; encoded by the coding sequence ATGAGTGATGCAGCTTACATTCCACAGCCCAAAATGTATGGACCACTTGGCAATCTGCCCTTAATTGATAAAAATAAACCAACGTTGTCGCTAGGTGAGCTGGCTGAACAGCATGGACCAATATATCGAGTTACCGTTCCCGGTTATTCCGGTTTAATCGTATCTGGGCCAGATCTTGTGGCTGAGTTGTGCGATGTGTCCCGTTTTGATAAATATGTATACACTGAACTCGAAAATGTACGTGCCTTTGGCGGCGATGGTTTATTTACAAGCAGAACATCGGAGCCCAACTGGAAAAAAGCCCATAACATCCTGCTTCCCACCTTCAGCAAACAGGCCATGAAAGGTTATCATCTCATGATGGTTGATATTGCCGAACAATTGATCAACAAGTGGGCACGCCTCAATTCCAACGATACGATTGATGTTGCGGATGATATGACACGCCTTACGTTGGATACCATTGGACTATGTGGATTCAATTATCGGTTTAACAGTTTTTACAGACAGGACCACAGTCCTTTTATTGAAAGTATGGTTCGGGCTTTAAATGAAGCTATGCAGAAGAGTTCCCGTTTGAAAATTCAGAATCTGCTTATGGTGAAAACCAAACGACATTTTCACGAGGATATTCAGACGATGTTCTCTCTGGTAGATCAGATTATAGAGGAACGTAAAGCGAGTTCAGCACCTGAAGAGGTCGACTTGCTCGCACGTATGTTGAATGGCAAAGATCCGGAGACTGGGGAAATGCTGGATGATGAGAACATACGGTATCAGATTATTACGTTTCTCATTGCCGGACATGAAACCACGAGTGGTCTATTATCTTTTGCTCTTTACTTCCTACTGAACAATCCAGAATCGCTTCAAAAGGCGTATGACGAGGTGGATCAGATATTGGTTAGTGACTCACCACAGTACGAGGAAATTCTTCAGCTTCCATACATTCGCATGATTCTCAGTGAATCGCTTCGTCTATGGCCAACCGCTCCGGGATTTGACGTATATGCCAAAGAAGACACCGTCATAGGTGGCAAATATCCCTTGAAGAAAGGGGAAAGTTGCAGTATTCTTCTGCCCCAGCTTCACCGTGACAGAGAGGCCTGGGGAGAGGATGCGGAACTTTTCCGTCCTGAGCGATTTGAAGATACGACGAAAGTGCCTCATCATGCGTATAAACCTTTTGGTAATGGGGAGAGAGCATGTATCGGCATGCAGTTTGCTTTATATGAAGCAACACTTGTGCTTGGCATGGTCCTCAAACATTTTGAGCTGATCGATTATAGCAACTATGAGTTGGATGTTAAACAGACACTGACATTGAAGCCGGGAGACTTCCGGATCCAGGTGAAAGCGCGCGAGGTGTCACAAAAGATGAATAAGTCTACCAAATCTGTGGAAGAGAAACCTGCTCCTGTTGTTCATATAACAAGTGACAGCCAGAGGGGAGAAATCCTGGCCGTTGAAGCAGATGGTAAGCCTTCGCTCCTGGTGTTATATGGTTCCAATCTGGGAACGGCAGAAGGCATTGCCCGAGAGCTTGTGGAGAAAGGGCGTTCGTATGGAATCCCAAGTGAAGCAGCCACTCTGGATGAGTGGGTTGGCCGCATACCTCGCCAAGGTGTCATTCTCATCGTCACTGCTTCGTATAACGGTAAACCTCCGCAAAATGCTACGGCATTTGTAGACTGGTTGAAGGGAACAGAGCCAGAGGAAGCTCAGGATGTGAACTATGCCGTTCTGGGCTGTGGAGATCGGAGTTGGTCCGGGACGTACCAGAGCATTCCTCGATGGATAGATGAGAAGCTTGAAGAATGGGGAGGTAAAAGACTGTTATCCCGCGGTGAAGCAGATGCCGGAGGTGACATGGAGAAACAAGTCGAGGCGTGGCAGCATATGTTGTGGCCTCAGGTGGTGAATGCTTTGGGGATCAACGCGGAAGTGGTAAAGGTATCCATACCAAGCACAAGCAGACTTCACATGGAGTTTGTCCGCGAGAAAACGGATATGCCACTTGCACGAACTTATGATGCCAGCTATGCCACGGTTGTAGTCAATAAAGAGCTTCAGACGCTGGGAAGTGGAAGAAGCACACGTCACATCGAAGTGTTACTGCCTGAAGGCATGAGTTATAGAGAAGGTGACCATCTCGGCGTGTTGCCTGGCAATCAGAAGCAGAATGTGGATCGGGTACTCACTCGGTTCGGACTACGTGGGGATATTCAGATCCAATTAACTTCGGACGTCAGCCATCTTACACACCTTCCACTGAACAGACCCGTCAAGATTCATGAGTTGCTCACTCACTGTGTGGAATTGCAGACACCAGTTTCCAGAACACAGTTGCAGGAGTTAGCTAATCATACGGTATGTCCACCTCATAAGCGTGAACTGGAAGGCATGTTGGACGAAAACAGCTACAGGGATTATATTCTTGCCAATCGAATCACCATGTTGGACCTGCTAGAAAAGTATGAGGCGTGTGAACTGCCATTCGAAAGGTTCCTTGAACTATTGCCGCCACTCAAGCCCAGATATTATTCAATATCCAGCTCGCCAAGCCAGAATTCCAAGCAAGCGAGCATAACCGTATCGGTAGTAAGAGAGCCTGCATGGAGTGGCAAAGGCGAATACCAGGGAGTTGCTTCATCGTATCTCGCCGGTTGTCCATCCGGAGCACGTATTCTGATGTTTGTAAGTAAACCTGAATCCGAATTTCATCTGTCCGAAGAGGTTGATGTTCCGATGATCATGGTGGGACCGGGGACGGGGGTTGCACCTTTCAGAGGTTTCCTCCAGGCGAGAGCTGTCATGAAACAGAGAGGTTTGCCACTGAGTGAAGCGCATTTGTTCTTTGGGTGCAGGAATGAATCAGATTTCATATATCGTCAGGAGCTTGAGCAATACGAAAGGGAAGGGATCATTAAGCTACACACTGCTTTTTCTCGTGCGGATGGCAAGCCCAAAACGTATGTACAGCATCTGATGAAGGAGGATTCCGAACAGTTGATTCACATGTTAATGAACAAAGGAAAGCTCTACGTATGCGGGGATGGAAGCCAGATGGCTCCTGCGGTAGAAGAGACTTTGCAGCAAGCATATCAGGAGGTGCAGGGAGCAACGATGCAGCAAGCGAAAGACTGGCTCATTCAGCTTCAGGCCGAAGGCCGCTATGTGCAAGACGTGTGGGCAGGTAAACGAACGGTTGAATCCTCTCAACGTATCTATTAA
- a CDS encoding TetR/AcrR family transcriptional regulator, whose amino-acid sequence MSEKSNARESIVSTAARLFFSQGYHATGLNQIIKESSTPKGSLYHYFPQGKEELAHECIQKANEHILQTFEKTFAAHDNTGDAIQRFIHDLAHETEAAGFTGFLPFSFWAAVETSCISQQLRIACQGVFADWQDVIKKHLILDGVGEEKARETALLIISLMEGALIISLTNQDKQPLLTAADYLSVVTKNAKQVQ is encoded by the coding sequence TTGAGTGAAAAGTCTAATGCTAGAGAGTCTATTGTCAGCACAGCAGCGAGACTGTTTTTTTCACAAGGATATCATGCGACCGGTCTGAATCAGATCATCAAAGAGAGTAGTACGCCGAAAGGATCGTTGTATCATTATTTCCCGCAAGGCAAGGAAGAGCTCGCGCACGAGTGTATTCAAAAAGCCAATGAACATATCCTGCAGACATTTGAGAAAACATTTGCAGCCCATGACAATACGGGGGACGCCATTCAGAGATTTATTCATGATTTGGCTCATGAAACAGAAGCAGCCGGGTTTACCGGATTTCTGCCATTCAGCTTCTGGGCAGCTGTGGAGACATCGTGTATTAGTCAGCAGTTGCGTATTGCATGTCAGGGTGTATTTGCAGATTGGCAGGATGTCATTAAGAAACATCTGATTCTGGATGGCGTTGGTGAAGAGAAGGCGCGGGAGACGGCACTTCTGATCATTTCTTTGATGGAGGGAGCACTGATTATCAGCCTGACGAATCAGGATAAACAGCCTCTGCTGACGGCTGCTGATTATTTGTCGGTTGTGACGAAGAACGCCAAACAGGTTCAATAA
- a CDS encoding alpha/beta hydrolase — MKKWRKRLVKFLIFDLAIVLLLLGTGVIYQQVGLRQDAKILVPPGKLYKVHGDNMHLYTGGEGDVTVVLASGWGTANPYVDYYPLYEKLAPNTKFAVYDRFGYGYSDQTDKKRDVDTVAEELHELLQVSGQKPPYVLVGHSLGSLETIRFAQKYPDLVKGIVMIDGGSPEYYSNDDDSLADTIGGFANKLRIQTGLFRLSMQSDLVVETSNANRNELKLVPDVLKKLDTTALLYNYGNANTLDELREIAENGKVVVDHKQKLPFPLTILTADYFGASEPEWDKTQVEFKSWSDDSKQVTIKDTDHYIHQYRPDLVADEILALVKK, encoded by the coding sequence ATGAAGAAATGGCGCAAAAGATTAGTTAAGTTTTTGATATTTGACCTGGCAATAGTTCTGTTGCTTCTGGGTACTGGCGTGATCTACCAACAAGTGGGTTTAAGGCAGGATGCCAAAATACTCGTACCCCCTGGAAAGCTCTACAAAGTCCATGGAGACAATATGCATCTATATACTGGTGGAGAAGGCGATGTAACAGTCGTGCTCGCCTCCGGCTGGGGTACTGCTAATCCCTATGTAGATTATTATCCATTATATGAAAAGCTTGCTCCCAACACAAAATTCGCTGTATATGATCGATTTGGCTATGGATATAGTGATCAGACCGATAAGAAACGTGATGTCGATACCGTAGCTGAAGAATTACACGAGTTGTTGCAGGTATCTGGACAGAAGCCGCCTTATGTATTAGTTGGACATTCGCTCGGCTCCCTGGAGACCATCCGTTTTGCACAAAAATACCCGGATCTCGTGAAAGGCATCGTCATGATTGATGGCGGAAGTCCCGAATATTATTCGAATGACGATGACTCTTTGGCAGACACAATTGGTGGTTTTGCGAATAAATTACGTATCCAAACCGGACTATTCCGCCTCTCGATGCAATCTGACTTGGTTGTCGAAACTTCCAATGCCAATCGTAATGAATTGAAACTTGTACCCGACGTTCTAAAAAAATTGGATACAACTGCGCTGTTGTACAACTATGGTAATGCTAACACGTTGGATGAATTACGTGAAATAGCTGAAAATGGCAAAGTGGTTGTAGATCACAAGCAAAAGTTACCGTTTCCCCTCACCATACTGACGGCTGATTACTTTGGTGCAAGTGAGCCCGAATGGGATAAAACGCAAGTAGAATTCAAATCTTGGTCAGATGATTCGAAACAGGTAACCATTAAAGATACCGACCATTACATCCATCAATATCGCCCTGACCTCGTTGCGGATGAGATATTGGCCCTGGTGAAGAAGTAA
- a CDS encoding lipase family protein, with product MELPGKYSSEDAILLAAMLNQAYRLFEKEKVILPQGYTLRFNILALAGVEEPELEVFGFIAESKDKVVIIYRGTRTFKDNESDQDLFQIPYPFVRNVGKTHRGFTCIYQSAREKMIEELNKLSTNKRLFVAGHSLGGALAVLTALDIAVNTRFKHPVVYTYGSPRVADPEFASSFNETVKNSFRIVNVHDIIPTLPAKTYPPPLTKNGLFYRHVNTKVPLSFQLNSLPVRNHEIVCYFKFLSRQNPGYTEALCTDNPGFCPDTGLCVPFIGICSAQEEDEE from the coding sequence ATGGAACTTCCAGGCAAGTACAGTAGCGAGGATGCGATTTTGCTTGCGGCAATGCTCAATCAGGCGTACCGACTTTTTGAGAAGGAAAAGGTTATTCTGCCACAAGGCTATACTCTTCGATTCAACATTCTCGCACTGGCCGGTGTCGAGGAGCCCGAACTAGAAGTATTCGGCTTCATCGCGGAGTCGAAAGACAAGGTTGTGATTATTTATAGAGGAACCCGAACCTTTAAGGACAATGAGTCAGATCAAGACCTTTTTCAGATTCCGTATCCTTTTGTCAGAAATGTTGGAAAGACTCATCGCGGATTTACATGTATTTACCAATCAGCAAGAGAAAAAATGATCGAGGAATTGAACAAGCTTTCTACGAACAAACGACTGTTTGTTGCAGGCCACAGCTTGGGAGGAGCTTTAGCCGTATTGACTGCTTTGGATATTGCGGTGAACACCAGGTTTAAACATCCGGTCGTGTATACATATGGCAGCCCACGTGTCGCAGACCCGGAATTTGCATCCTCTTTCAACGAAACGGTAAAAAACAGTTTTCGTATAGTGAATGTGCACGACATCATTCCGACTTTGCCAGCTAAGACCTATCCGCCTCCACTTACAAAGAACGGACTATTTTATCGGCATGTGAATACAAAGGTTCCGCTCTCGTTCCAGCTGAACAGTTTGCCCGTTCGCAATCATGAGATTGTCTGTTATTTCAAATTCCTCAGCCGGCAGAATCCTGGTTATACCGAGGCGTTATGTACGGATAACCCGGGGTTTTGTCCTGATACGGGATTATGTGTTCCATTTATAGGGATATGCAGTGCGCAGGAAGAAGACGAAGAATAA
- a CDS encoding DHA2 family efflux MFS transporter permease subunit, producing the protein MKADSAQNQQETQQYKVFPILFAMLLSGFIGLFGETALNVALTPLMALLEVGPTTIQWLTTGYLLVLGILVPVSGMLLQWFTTRQLFTTSLIFSIAGTFVAALAPSFEILLVARVLQAIGTALLLPLMFNTILVIFPIEKRGAAMGLIGLVIMFAPASGPSISGLILANLSWHWIFWISLPFFLISLVCGLLFLPNISKLTKPKIDVLSIILSTVGFGGIVYGFSSAGGHGESGGGWTSPVVISTIVIGALSLLLFSIRQLRMKQPMMDLRAFKYPMFTIGLILIFICMMMMLSSMLILPMYLQQGMAVTALTAGLVLLPGSLLNGLLSPVMGRLFDKFGPKWLVIIGLVIVTVVLFMYTGITPTTTLAKIITLHVFMMVGISMIMMPAQTNGLNQLPREYYPHGTAIMNTLQQVSGAIGTAVAVSILSAGQSRFLSGVANPESPENQLAGFTSGVQNAFVFALVLSIIGLITSLFVKRVKVGSTPGQQGPMH; encoded by the coding sequence ATGAAGGCTGATTCTGCACAGAATCAACAAGAAACACAGCAATACAAGGTATTTCCGATTTTGTTCGCGATGCTGCTGAGCGGCTTTATTGGTCTGTTTGGAGAAACGGCATTAAACGTGGCATTGACGCCACTTATGGCTCTACTGGAAGTAGGTCCTACAACGATTCAATGGTTAACTACAGGTTACTTGCTTGTGTTGGGAATCCTGGTACCGGTATCCGGTATGCTGCTGCAGTGGTTTACCACAAGACAGCTGTTTACAACATCTTTGATTTTCTCGATTGCAGGAACATTTGTTGCTGCACTTGCACCTAGCTTCGAAATTCTGTTGGTGGCACGGGTGCTACAGGCGATAGGTACAGCGCTGTTATTGCCACTGATGTTTAACACGATATTGGTTATTTTCCCGATTGAAAAACGTGGTGCTGCCATGGGATTAATCGGTTTGGTTATCATGTTCGCACCAGCGAGTGGTCCGAGTATCTCTGGTCTGATCTTGGCTAATCTGAGCTGGCACTGGATCTTCTGGATCTCCTTGCCGTTCTTCCTGATCTCACTGGTATGCGGCTTGTTGTTCTTGCCGAATATTTCGAAATTGACCAAGCCCAAAATTGATGTACTCTCCATTATTCTATCTACAGTTGGATTTGGTGGTATCGTATACGGCTTCAGTAGTGCAGGAGGACATGGAGAATCTGGCGGTGGCTGGACAAGTCCAGTTGTTATCTCGACAATCGTCATTGGCGCACTGTCCTTGTTGTTATTCAGCATCCGTCAGTTGAGAATGAAGCAGCCGATGATGGATCTGCGAGCGTTCAAATATCCGATGTTTACGATTGGTTTGATCCTGATTTTCATCTGTATGATGATGATGCTGTCATCCATGCTGATTCTGCCGATGTATCTGCAACAAGGTATGGCCGTTACAGCGCTAACCGCTGGACTGGTTCTATTGCCAGGTAGTTTGCTGAATGGTCTACTGTCTCCGGTTATGGGTCGACTGTTCGACAAGTTCGGTCCGAAGTGGCTTGTAATCATTGGTCTGGTTATCGTAACGGTTGTACTCTTCATGTACACTGGCATTACACCAACAACGACACTGGCCAAAATTATTACGCTGCATGTGTTCATGATGGTCGGAATTTCGATGATTATGATGCCTGCACAGACGAATGGTCTGAACCAATTGCCACGTGAGTATTATCCTCACGGTACTGCCATCATGAATACGTTACAGCAGGTATCCGGAGCAATCGGTACCGCTGTTGCCGTAAGTATACTGAGCGCAGGACAATCCCGCTTTCTCAGTGGAGTGGCGAATCCGGAAAGTCCGGAAAATCAACTGGCAGGTTTCACGTCAGGTGTACAGAATGCGTTTGTATTCGCATTAGTTCTGTCGATTATCGGTCTGATTACTTCACTCTTTGTGAAACGGGTCAAAGTAGGATCAACGCCGGGACAACAAGGTCCTATGCATTAA
- a CDS encoding collagen-like triple helix repeat-containing protein, translated as MAILLTGPIDNSPVNGVRPTQIVSIKIENQSAVNAATILVQGYSLITSRALYVSEQFTILPGAVATRTYFADLNSFEYVITVTGATPEDILVSFWGKNSAGSLVAAHRLVYSELFGSENFNGATGTTGSTGSTGATGFTGATGDTGVTGITGFTGATGISGVTGTTGATGDTGATGPTGATGITGSTGLTGVTGETGTTGDTGATGPTGATGITGSTGLTGVTGATGTTGDTGPSGGPEGPTGATGATGTTGNTGATGTTGLAGATGATGVTGTTGATGATGAVQPNPFDVYVLQGAVGGNGTQASPFGTIQQGVIAVSPTGTVHILGGTYPITANITINKAGITLKGYPSTIILLQAAVIPFTIIGSGVIVDGLTITSDNPYAVEFIQLGGTNHTVINNTIFGPPQAGPSSGWVVNRGLVTQTGNMTGLLVQNNIFYSLRQPAYFNPNTTGEVISNVVYNTRGFVNDRAVMVFSGNSWGSPVNAVDIALLVGTITGPPFDPISALSANNSTATIQDSR; from the coding sequence TTGGCAATCCTGCTAACTGGCCCTATTGATAATAGCCCCGTAAATGGGGTAAGGCCAACTCAGATCGTTTCCATTAAAATTGAAAATCAGAGTGCCGTGAACGCCGCTACTATACTTGTCCAGGGATATTCATTAATTACAAGCAGAGCTTTATACGTAAGTGAGCAATTCACAATCTTACCCGGTGCGGTTGCTACACGAACTTATTTTGCCGATCTTAACAGTTTCGAATACGTTATTACAGTTACAGGAGCAACCCCTGAGGACATTTTGGTTTCTTTTTGGGGGAAAAACAGTGCCGGCTCTTTGGTTGCTGCTCACCGACTCGTTTATTCCGAATTATTTGGCAGCGAGAATTTTAATGGAGCTACGGGGACGACAGGTAGCACTGGCTCCACAGGTGCCACAGGATTCACCGGTGCTACAGGCGATACAGGAGTCACGGGCATTACAGGATTTACAGGTGCTACGGGCATCAGTGGAGTTACTGGGACGACAGGTGCCACGGGTGACACTGGCGCGACAGGTCCTACAGGAGCTACAGGCATTACCGGCTCCACTGGACTTACCGGAGTCACAGGCGAAACAGGAACCACGGGTGACACTGGCGCGACAGGTCCTACCGGGGCTACGGGCATTACCGGCTCCACTGGACTTACCGGAGTCACAGGCGCGACAGGAACCACGGGTGACACAGGACCATCTGGCGGTCCCGAGGGCCCTACCGGAGCTACAGGTGCGACGGGGACTACGGGCAATACAGGTGCCACTGGAACAACTGGCCTCGCTGGAGCAACTGGAGCGACTGGTGTTACTGGCACCACGGGTGCAACCGGAGCCACGGGCGCAGTCCAGCCAAATCCTTTTGATGTATATGTTTTACAAGGCGCAGTGGGCGGAAATGGAACACAGGCCAGTCCTTTTGGAACGATTCAACAAGGTGTAATCGCGGTATCTCCAACAGGAACCGTTCATATCCTTGGTGGCACATACCCAATCACTGCGAACATTACCATTAATAAAGCAGGAATAACTCTAAAAGGCTATCCTAGTACAATCATCCTGTTACAAGCTGCTGTTATCCCTTTCACTATCATTGGAAGCGGAGTAATTGTAGACGGATTAACGATCACGAGTGATAATCCTTATGCTGTTGAGTTTATTCAATTAGGCGGAACCAACCACACCGTAATAAATAATACGATATTCGGTCCTCCTCAAGCTGGCCCTTCTTCAGGTTGGGTTGTCAATCGTGGTCTCGTGACCCAGACTGGAAATATGACTGGTTTGCTTGTACAAAATAATATTTTTTATTCCTTACGTCAGCCAGCCTACTTTAACCCTAATACGACTGGAGAAGTTATTAGCAATGTTGTTTATAATACCCGAGGATTTGTTAATGACCGGGCCGTCATGGTCTTCTCTGGGAATTCATGGGGCAGCCCGGTCAATGCGGTGGATATTGCACTGCTCGTAGGTACAATAACAGGGCCCCCTTTCGATCCGATTTCCGCCCTGAGCGCCAACAACAGTACAGCAACGATTCAGGATTCCAGATAA
- a CDS encoding MBL fold metallo-hydrolase: MTKYENQLPTSAGMDFKSLISILRDSMRGNVERRPSGMMPMEICEPAETMNASDNPQVTWFGHSAFLLEIEGHRLLFDPMLGNRPSPVSWVGTKRYSTNLPIQPEDFPELDAIIISHDHYDHLDYDSIRRLKDKTKRFIVPLGVRRRLIQLGVPSEQITEHNWWDELSFKGLTFACTPARHFSGRGLFDRNSTLWCSWVIAGQHTKVFFSGDSGYGPHFKEIGSKYGPFDLTMMECGQYDERWSNIHMMPEETVQAHLDVGGKLLIPIHWAAFTLAYHAWNEPVERITKAAHAMNVKIATPKIGEKVVLHTEHYPTHPWWRPELG; this comes from the coding sequence ATGACAAAATACGAAAATCAGCTTCCGACATCAGCCGGCATGGACTTCAAATCCCTGATCAGTATATTGAGAGATTCCATGCGTGGCAATGTAGAGCGGAGGCCATCGGGCATGATGCCTATGGAGATATGTGAACCTGCTGAAACCATGAACGCATCCGACAATCCACAGGTTACATGGTTCGGCCATTCGGCTTTTTTACTTGAAATTGAAGGTCACAGGTTGCTGTTCGATCCAATGTTGGGCAATCGTCCATCCCCCGTATCCTGGGTAGGTACCAAACGTTATAGCACGAATCTACCGATTCAACCGGAGGATTTCCCGGAGCTTGACGCAATCATTATATCGCATGACCATTATGATCATCTGGACTATGACTCCATTCGTAGATTGAAGGACAAAACAAAGCGATTTATCGTGCCACTTGGTGTACGTCGTCGACTGATTCAACTGGGTGTACCTTCAGAGCAGATTACCGAGCATAACTGGTGGGATGAGTTATCATTCAAAGGTTTAACATTCGCTTGTACACCAGCACGACATTTCTCAGGCAGAGGATTATTCGATCGTAATTCTACCTTATGGTGTTCATGGGTTATCGCTGGACAACATACAAAGGTATTCTTTAGTGGTGACAGCGGATACGGTCCTCATTTCAAGGAAATTGGCAGTAAATACGGTCCATTTGACCTCACCATGATGGAATGTGGGCAATATGACGAGCGGTGGTCCAACATTCACATGATGCCGGAAGAGACGGTGCAAGCCCATTTGGATGTAGGGGGTAAGTTGCTTATCCCGATTCATTGGGCCGCATTTACGCTGGCCTATCATGCCTGGAATGAACCGGTTGAACGAATTACGAAGGCCGCACATGCTATGAATGTGAAGATTGCAACACCCAAGATTGGCGAGAAGGTTGTGCTTCATACGGAGCATTACCCTACACATCCATGGTGGAGACCAGAATTAGGATAA
- a CDS encoding lipase family protein, producing MGIAYKTTVFNSKTAIFLAAMSYQTYPLFFEGKLVLPKGFKLRSTIRASADVENPTELVFGFIAESRDQIVVAFRGYASYPADLLASYDIFQIAYPFVQNGGKTSRGFTCLYRSTRNDLIRELKKFSTAKRLYITGHNYGGALATLAALDISVNTGFKHPFVYTYGSPRIGDPKFVSRFNSTVKHSARIVNIHDTFPTFPARRYPPPFTKRGITYQHVKTKVPISFQLNNVSRNDSIACYFNKLSQKNLEFAKALCHKNPGFCPDTGMCFPYQGC from the coding sequence ATGGGTATAGCTTATAAAACAACTGTTTTTAACAGCAAAACGGCCATATTCCTGGCCGCAATGAGCTATCAGACGTACCCGTTATTTTTTGAGGGAAAGCTGGTCTTACCGAAAGGATTTAAGCTTCGATCTACGATTCGCGCTTCTGCCGACGTCGAGAATCCTACGGAACTTGTATTCGGATTTATTGCCGAGTCACGGGATCAAATCGTTGTTGCGTTTAGAGGGTACGCTTCGTATCCGGCGGACCTTCTTGCTTCGTATGATATCTTTCAGATCGCGTATCCTTTCGTCCAAAACGGAGGGAAAACCTCGCGTGGCTTTACATGCTTGTATCGCTCAACCCGAAACGACTTGATCCGTGAATTAAAAAAGTTCTCGACAGCTAAAAGGCTGTATATTACCGGCCACAACTACGGCGGAGCTTTGGCCACGCTTGCCGCTTTGGATATTTCGGTAAACACCGGGTTTAAACATCCGTTCGTTTATACGTACGGCAGTCCGCGCATCGGAGATCCCAAATTCGTTTCCCGCTTTAACAGTACAGTTAAACACAGTGCGCGAATCGTCAACATTCATGACACTTTCCCGACGTTCCCGGCCCGCAGGTATCCGCCTCCCTTTACAAAGAGAGGGATTACTTATCAGCATGTAAAAACGAAGGTACCCATCTCTTTTCAACTGAACAATGTGTCGCGCAACGACTCGATTGCTTGCTATTTTAACAAGCTCAGCCAAAAGAATCTCGAATTTGCCAAAGCGCTATGCCACAAAAACCCGGGCTTCTGTCCCGATACCGGTATGTGCTTTCCGTATCAGGGATGCTAG